The following coding sequences are from one Lolium rigidum isolate FL_2022 chromosome 6, APGP_CSIRO_Lrig_0.1, whole genome shotgun sequence window:
- the LOC124665434 gene encoding uncharacterized protein LOC124665434 isoform X1, producing MSSPSTSQPPAVTEGEPTTANDNARPHDPDFAGTDSAEPARSRLSLQLDQRSLHFAVSAWVLIIALIGILPLATRQLQYKGYRLSLLGTTCTTGYALFALYGLPRVGNTQAVQAWGHLVTSSKDFIPFMYCLMFVTSKLHLKLVLVPVICWALEHVARFLRRHFTNSSLYRSYLEPLCTWVDRNTTAVNFLIANAEILLGFLLILALFSKQRNVMQTFMYWQLLKLMYHSPFTAGYHRAIWLKIGRTVNPYIHSYTPFLHDPMNAGMRWWFR from the exons ATGTCCTCACCCAGCACTTCTCAGCCCCCAGCAGTGACAGAGGGAGAACCTACAACAGCTAACGATAACGCAAGACCTCATGACCCAG ATTTTGCAGGCACTGATTCTGCTGAACCAGCACGAAGCAGACTTTCATTGCAGTTGGATCAGCGGTCATTACATTTTGCTGTTAGTGCTTGG GTTCTTATTATTGCGTTGATTGGCATCCTTCCACTGGCAACACGACAACTCCAATACAAGGGATACCGATTGTCACTTCTTGGCACAACCTGTACCACAGGTTATGCCTTATTTGCTCTTTATGGG CTACCCAGAGTAGGGAACACTCAGGCTGTTCAGGCATGGGGTCACCTTGTCACTTCATCGAAGGACTTTATACCATTCATGTACTGCCTTATGTTTGTTACGTCTAAACTACACTTGAAGC TTGTTTTGGTACCGGTAATTTGTTGGGCACTCGAACATGTTGCCAGATTTCTGCGGCGCCATTTTACCAATTCCTCTCTGTACAG GTCATACCTGGAGCCGCTTTGCACGTGGGTTGACAGAAACACAACTGCAGTCAACTTTCTGATTGCAAATGCAGAGATTTTGTTGGGCTTTCTTTTGATCTTAGCCCTGTTCTC GAAACAGCGCAATGTTATGCAAACATTCATGTACTGGCAG TTGCTGAAACTCATGTATCATTCCCCTTTCACCGCTGGCTATCACAGAGCTATCTGGCTTAAAATTGGCCGTACAGTTAACCCCTACATCCACAGTTACACCCCTTTTCTTCATGACCCGATGAACGCTGGCATGAGATGGTGGTTCAGGTAG
- the LOC124665434 gene encoding uncharacterized protein LOC124665434 isoform X2 gives MSSPSTSQPPAVTEGEPTTANDNARPHDPGTDSAEPARSRLSLQLDQRSLHFAVSAWVLIIALIGILPLATRQLQYKGYRLSLLGTTCTTGYALFALYGLPRVGNTQAVQAWGHLVTSSKDFIPFMYCLMFVTSKLHLKLVLVPVICWALEHVARFLRRHFTNSSLYRSYLEPLCTWVDRNTTAVNFLIANAEILLGFLLILALFSKQRNVMQTFMYWQLLKLMYHSPFTAGYHRAIWLKIGRTVNPYIHSYTPFLHDPMNAGMRWWFR, from the exons ATGTCCTCACCCAGCACTTCTCAGCCCCCAGCAGTGACAGAGGGAGAACCTACAACAGCTAACGATAACGCAAGACCTCATGACCCAG GCACTGATTCTGCTGAACCAGCACGAAGCAGACTTTCATTGCAGTTGGATCAGCGGTCATTACATTTTGCTGTTAGTGCTTGG GTTCTTATTATTGCGTTGATTGGCATCCTTCCACTGGCAACACGACAACTCCAATACAAGGGATACCGATTGTCACTTCTTGGCACAACCTGTACCACAGGTTATGCCTTATTTGCTCTTTATGGG CTACCCAGAGTAGGGAACACTCAGGCTGTTCAGGCATGGGGTCACCTTGTCACTTCATCGAAGGACTTTATACCATTCATGTACTGCCTTATGTTTGTTACGTCTAAACTACACTTGAAGC TTGTTTTGGTACCGGTAATTTGTTGGGCACTCGAACATGTTGCCAGATTTCTGCGGCGCCATTTTACCAATTCCTCTCTGTACAG GTCATACCTGGAGCCGCTTTGCACGTGGGTTGACAGAAACACAACTGCAGTCAACTTTCTGATTGCAAATGCAGAGATTTTGTTGGGCTTTCTTTTGATCTTAGCCCTGTTCTC GAAACAGCGCAATGTTATGCAAACATTCATGTACTGGCAG TTGCTGAAACTCATGTATCATTCCCCTTTCACCGCTGGCTATCACAGAGCTATCTGGCTTAAAATTGGCCGTACAGTTAACCCCTACATCCACAGTTACACCCCTTTTCTTCATGACCCGATGAACGCTGGCATGAGATGGTGGTTCAGGTAG
- the LOC124665503 gene encoding 5'-deoxynucleotidase HDDC2-like, protein MAVSSRLPAPPARGLLRRSPPPRILPVERAPRRLASGARAVSGSPGPSGSPVPRRTPAPLDAAAVAPPSSKASSAASAIDFLTLCHSLKTTKRKGWINHSIKGPESIADHMYRMALMALIADDLPAVNRERCIKIAIVHDIAEAIVGDITPSDGIPKAEKSRREQEALDEMCEVLGGGPTAEEIKELWEEYENNSSVEANIVKDFDKVEMILQALEYEKEHGKVLDEFFLSTAGKFQTEIGKSWAAEVNARRTKTCGQ, encoded by the exons ATGGCCGTTAGCTCGCGGCTGCCCGCCCCTCCCGCGCGTGGCCtcctccgccgctcgccgccgccgcgtatCCTCCCCGTGGAGCGCGCTCCGAGGCGCCTCGCCTCTGGGGCCCGCGCCGTCTCCGGGAGCCCTGGACCAAGCGGATCGCCCGTGCCCAGGCGGACGCCGGCGCCTCTAGACGCCGCGGCCGTCGCGCCGCCCTCCTCCAAGGCGTCCTCGGCCGCCTCCGCCATCGATTTCCTCACTCTCTGCCATAGCCTCAAG ACCACTAAAAGGAAAGGGTGGATAAACCATAGCATAAAGGGTCCCGAATCTATTGCTGATCACATGTATCGGATGGCTCTGATGGCTTTGATCGCCGACGACCTACCTGCTGTAAATCGAGAAAG GTGTATCAAAATAGCTATCGTTCATGACATTGCTGAAG CTATTGTTGGTGACATCACTCCATCTGATGGCATACCTAAAGCGGAAAAGAGCAGGCGTGAACAGGAAGCTCTAGATGAAATGTGTGAAGTTCTTGGCGGTGGACCAACAG CTGAGGAGATTAAGGAGCTGTGGGAAGAGTACGAAAACAATTCTTCTGTTGAAGCCAATATCGTAAAGGATTTTGATAAA gtgGAAATGATCCTTCAAGCATTGGAATATGAGAAAG AGCATGGCAAAGTGCTAGATGAGTTCTTCCTCTCTACCGCTG GCAAGTTCCAGACAGAGATTGGCAAGAGCTGGGCTGCCGAAGTGAATGCAAGGAGAACCAAGACATGCGGACAGTAG